gcacgACTGGTAAGCACTTATcgttttataatgtaaaaattattattatttttgcagagAGAGAGACCAGAAAAACAATATAGGGGGGAAAAGGTGAATTTAAACAAgctatttttttgataatattagtCTATtcaaatatgaatgaaaaatttatatttatgaccTATATCCATacgttcaataaattttattagtttcaccacataatccaaaattaaaataagcatgaAGAGCGATgattttgcaaaatgttttgatgatCCTTTAAGGCATACAAAACATGAGGCACAACTAGTTTTTCCCATGGAAGaaacattattaaacaataCCCTTGTTTGTATGCCtctatataaaacatttttaaggacTAAGAGTTCTCATGAAGATGATCCTTTTTTCTCACTAAAAAAGTTTCTCAGTACAATAACTTGTCCAACACCAATACAAATAATAAGAATGGTTTCTCCCATGGACCAATACATAACACGAGTATTCAAATCTTCAGCGCGTTTTCGCCCTTGTGCCTCCATTAACCGATGATGTGTTTGGTAGTCTATGATAGTATTAAGATGTTCATGCACATTGGCTGATGATGTTTCCAACTGAAATAGGAAATAACtaattagaagaaaaacattACTTGGAATAATGtacaacacaatttttaaataacttacctTAGTCATTGCAGTTAAATGTTCACCAATACCAGGAAGAGGTTTTTCTTCTCCCACAATAAAATCTAAGTAAACCAACTTATGACTAAATGTAGAAAACTCGTTGCTGAAACAGAGTTTATAGACCCCTGTTTGGTCAGCAACCCAAGAGTAGCTGTCAGACTGTTTTTTTATTCCACGGTAAAGGACTTTGCCAGAAGGTGCTTCAAGGACAGCATCAACATCATAGTTACCACCAGTCACAACCTTAAAATTAGGAGAAAATAAACTGTGAGAACTTAGAAGCAAGTCAAACACGTCAGTACATTAAATAGCTAatggtttataaaaataaacattttagagGAAAATTATAGggatatataaaactaaaaacctTGTGCAATATGGTGTTACATCATTgagatacaaaaacaaataattaaggatTGAAAACAATCAGGTTAAAGGAAGGATAATTTTGCATatgaaattttctaagtaagataagagttataattttaaaatgagatataagaatttgaaaactttCAGCAAAAGGTCATgctttaacaaaatttagaaaaatttacttattttgtgaattttttaaaacaggttTCTATTTTTGAGAATTTGGAAAAAATCTAATACTTTAGATTGGGATGCTTCCAGCAAGACACctctccccctttttttttataaatctgagAGAGGTCCTGCTTGGGGTGTGTGGCTTTACATGCAAAgggtgaaattgaaaaaattatgtggTGGCAACCAGTGGCcacaagaagaaaaatttttgatagccacttttttttagtagctattttttgcatacaaattaaaaaattaacttaactgaatacttaaattgtaattaatataaataacattggtgtataattttaatatgaaggaCATTCATAACAAGATTGCATAAGaaatcaagaattaaaaaaacatagagggatataaataaatatactggATGAGTactaggcaattttttttagttataaatgttatatttaatttatcaaaatgtctTTAACAACTTGTGTTTTAAGGGgagaatgcaattttttaagtaaaattagtaaataaaaaaaattcagttttaatgtttttcttattatcaattttaaactttctcttttagaataaaatattataacgtaGCTTCTCAATTCCTCTAAGAATTTTTCCTTAAGacagtttctttcttttttaaaagtttgcctCTTTAACTAAATTGCTCCTTTTACAATGTTTCTTCCCCCcctaatggcaggcactgaacttttacGTTCTTCGTCTAGGAAGATACCGGAAGTgttactcatttaacgttacccagtgggcacccgtgaacctaagtcacggaggcgagcatcCATGCCCTGAACATTCGAAATGGCAGCCACTGGCATTGCAGTCAGGTACGCTAACCACTTGACCATCGGCCGGCTCCTTTTACAATGTGAAAAAATCGTAAATCTGAAAACAAGTCTTCAgattgcaaataataaatttgagttGAGTAGTTTTTTCCcatataaacaaactaaattcTACCAACCTTAAAGACCTTATTGATGTTAATAGCTAggttatttagaaaatttgccAGAGTGATCATAGTAAATCAGAGTAAATTTGTGAAACCAGAGTGATCAGAGTAAATTTGCCAGAGTATATCAAACAAACTAAACACAACcttaaattttgactttagaACATGAtacttttgttcaaaattaactattaaactatttttcattgatCTATGTAGttagaattaataaagtaaaatataatcaaactaagccaattaaaaaatgtgacaaCTTATCAAAATGCTAACTAAATTATGCTCCAAaggtattggaaaaaattaaataaaaaatttaaagtaacttcAAAatcaattgcaataaaaataaacaatgtgaGAAATgcaaatacaaaagaaaaaaagaaaacaaaaaattaatgctataaaaatattaagagaaaaaaggaatgaaagaaaatgcTAAAAAGCAGCtagacaaaacattttaatagaaaatctaaacaaaaaaaaaaaagagaaatgcaAACAACTTGTTTGTGGAGGGCTAGATAAATAAGAGCCATTACTAATAGACTGAAATATCTGTTAGTTCATTTTAACTATAGTTTAATATGAAACACAATTCTTTCTcataacaataacaaaatatttgttaattatgcttcactactaaatatttcaaacaacaaTTCCAATATAAGGCGGTACAGAGTTGGTTAACAGGTGGTCAGCGTACACCACACACAACAGAGAAACAACCTAAGCAAAGTTTCACATGCAGCAAGAAAACCACAAAGGTCATTCATGATCCAGATTGAAAATCTAGTCGAGAAATCCCAATGTGAAAAACTATGGTTCAAAAAACTGCTAAGAATATAGACCATGAGGTCTGCCTTTTCACGAGAAACAAGTTCTCTTGGAATAGTTCaattgaatagaaataaaataaacatgcacTATTACTCATATTTTCACGATGAtgctgaaagatatttttaatcttaaaacttcagtaataatttcactggtaattaaataaaaacttcttatataactataaaagaacatttaaattgtttgttcaaaagtatatttaattgtttgtcAATAATAAAACCAAGGTAAGTGTATACTGTATAATTttaggaaactttttttaataaactataccAATCTTTAATTAGGGTATagagtatagaaaaaaattatcttcatagTTAACTACAATTACTTTATTACACGTGTAGTAACTATAACTTTTTAAGaatgtagtgactacaaacGACATTGGAAATGTAGTCACTATATTTAGGAGGTGAACTGGAACACTTGATTTAGCCTCCTGCTTAgaatggttttgaataaaaatttacgtaTTTTAACAGGATATTTAACAGTGAATCCTGCAGGAAAGACTACTTCTATGAAATGAACTCTATTCACGACCACTTTTGAGAGGCACTGAATATTTTCCATAAACTTTGcattgaagaaaacctttaggagagaccatCAAAACATCTCCCAGCGACGGAGCATTCCTTCGCACCAAATGCAGAAAAGGTTAATTaaggaaacatgaaaaaataccaaaacaacctattaactaaacaaataagtagataaaaaaatgtCCTAATATTTTTGTgaggctcttatttagagagccCTTTTTGGCGATCTTTGAGATATCTATAACAATATGTTGCAGTCAGAGTGCACTAAAGACGACactatcaatgatttacttttagagttgaaagttaaataaggaaaaagttattatgaaaaaaactaagttaaataattcttatgataaaaaataaaatgtaaacttaaacaaaaaatcattcatatttgataaatttgtttttacacatcaTTAgagatcatttttattgacactAAAGTTTATTTGATTCAGTTTTCATGACTCCAACACAAGTGGTATTTCCGCAACTAAGAAAATGAcattgactaaaattaaaattgtttgtgaaaaattatgcaCCTTCAATATCATTGAAAGTGCATAATTGAGGTAACTGCTAAGGACGACCATTTTACAATGAAACAGTGTGTTCGCTCTCTaaaggtttcactgtattaagaaatatgtattcatgtttacatgaacTAATTTGCTTcttctaaattgttttttaccgaattttttttttttatacatttctcgacacgaaatatttaattggtGAAATGCTAGGAAATCATTCAATATTTGCTTGTTTAcgcgtttaaagtttttttaatttttttttattacctctAAGATCATGAACATCGAAATTTACAGAGAAAAATCtgttcttcataaaaataacaatgtttcaTGAATGTACATTTGCATTTGAATGTGTCTGAAGTGACAAATTagctattatttataaatagcaagtttttatattaattaattctaaataggTAACTTTTTGCATCAATTGATGGACCTGGAAAGATACATACAAATCGGATTTGACAAACTAGTTGTGTTACTTTACAAAAGTAACGTTGAAAGCAGTTGACAGGAATCACAAGGAACAGCTGTTTTTCTCGTATTGCACTAatcacacttttttaaaaaaaaataattactcttCACGACAAcccatgaaataaaatagcaacTGCCGCTTCTGGTAGTGCGTTACTCTCAACCACTGGGTATAAGCGTATATACTGATTGCTAAACTACATATAAATTACAAAGGATTATACAACACTAATCactcgaaaaaaatattgctttgaataaaacagttaatatgttaaaatgGTCCTATGCCCTGTATAACTAAGAGATAAATTTATAGACTTAGCGTCAATATTTAGCAAATCACTTAGATATCTTTTATTGAATGTGTGTGGTATTTTGgcaaacattaattatttgcGCACCGCCATTAGTTAATAAAtgctataattatatttcagttcattagttataataaaaaacttttccaaaacaaattatcaccatgaaatgtaaacaataacaaatcccatttttttaattgacctTGTCACCCGctaattgaatataatttttttttaaaacaggtagaaataaaaatgagcaCCGAAAAAAGTTTTCGCAATTGATCagcacacaaatatttttttctcaacttaCTTGAAATTCAACAGTAGATTTAACTCCTTGCTCAATATCTTCATGGTAACATTGTTTAGCGTTATCCGGCAACTCAAATGTCAATTCTACAGCGGTAACTATACAAATATAAAGAGATACCGAAATCGCAAAAAGGAATATGCACTGCATATTGAAGTATATCACTAAAGACTTTATCCTATTCACATCGAAATGGTGTTAAGGGCAATAAGTTTCATTCAAATCATAAGTTTCCACAAACAACACATCACTCAACGTGGCCTAAACTCGTAGGACCATCACCAAAAGCAGAAATCTGTCGGCTCTGATGCCAGCAAGAAGTATCGCGCTAGtaaagttatttctttatttttctttctctctaagAATGATGGAGCATTAGTGACTAgttaaatttctgaaacaagATCAAGTACAtattgctttgttttatttatttcgaaaatagagggaaaaaaagaagagtgattttcagatttgaaattacttaaataaaattgagtctattttaattctaaagctatatatatatattttatcatggATTCTGAAGAGGTTAGTCTTTAATGTAGATTAATGATACATGctttaataactatattttatgaaatattgtattatattttgaaatatacatgTGTACTTAGGGCCGTGCTTAGGAGTGGGTGACTACGCGGGCCCGTTAAAAGTCAGGGCCgccaaaatttccaaattttttaatgtacttaagttacaagtttttttttcctcccttcACTTTATTGCCATGTTGATCAAATTTCTTTGCAAATTACACTCCTATTTCTATCTCTTAATcaatagaaaaagttatttattatacagCTAGTCATTGTGGCATACTAATAAATCTCTCCAGTAGGGGTTGTGAGGAAGACATTGCTATTGTCACCTTCACTGAccttaaaatttagttactaTCAATGAATCAAGGTTTCTAGTTTCAAGAAAGACAGTGAATACTCTTGTAAAACGACTTCActatacaaaaacaatttttctgatGCTATGCCAAATTTTGTGATtgctttaagaattttttcttatcgTTCTTGTAACCATTACTACTGCAGAATGTTCATATTCAAAACTGtagatgttaaaaatatatttgagaacAATGATGAGTAATACTcacctttcattttttgaactcTTTTCTATTGAGAATGATCTACTGAatgtttttactgttttaatagACAATGTCGCTACTGAAGAAACGTGaagaattacattataatttacttatcCATATTTGTAAGCAATACTATAGTTTCTTGCTCAGGTAAACTAGATGTTGCTATTCCTAGGGTATAACTTACtttcatttatgtttcaaaatttttctaatttcagttAATGACTCTTTATATcaggagttttatttttaaactaatagcaattaattatgttaaaaattgaaattattgctCACTTGTGAGTGTGTGGAGTCACGAGAAATCCTTAAGATTCTATCCTTAAGAACTGCTGTGGataatgtcataaaaataaaaagcagggttagcatgattaaaaaacattttactttaaaaaaaaataattgatttatatgcttcattatgatttttaaaatcatagatttatgttaaaaataagtaaatagtactgcattataaatatatacagtcaaaccctgCTATAGTGAAcgcggtttatagtgaactcccggatcaaTGCATTATCTGTCAGatggaatgagtaattattcattattggttaaagggttggacactaatatgtgttaaggccctcatttcaactcctttttgctctcagttagttaaaaaaagcatgcaaacaagtgtctcaaatttaactatagaGAGCAGTAAACGTCCtcctttgatgataaaatgggcataatcagaaaaattgaaaatggatgcgatcaagctgatattttcaggaaatgtaaactatccaaatctacAGTTTGTAACGTATGGAAAAAtagacaattaataatttctgctcatgaaaaaaataagatggcagaaaaaaatttagaaaagcagatcacaaggatgttgagtgagcattactgaagtggttcagtattcgaagaagccgcaatcttccagtatctggacaaatgtcgatgaatttgctaaatgattttatgagactacttgcatgtgctcgaatggcagggAAGACGGGTTTGTAAAACGgtagaaattcagaaaaaattagctgagagtcgggaagtgtttccatatctgatgttgaggattgctcatcatcTAAAGattaggggagaggggggcaccTTTCAGCAGTTTctgctaaataattattttctaagttttacTGCTTTCAAAATCTAagctctaatttttatttactaaattgatATTTGAGGTAACCTCTCAATTTTTTCCAAAGGTCTAAGCCAAAGACAAAATAcctaattttacatatttagtgAACCATGTGTTTTGTTGAAATCTACCCCTCCTGGGGGGGGGCACTTTTCAACAATCGAAGAGAACGTAACAAGATCAtacattttggaaaattaactttattcataaaataataataataatgaatgaacATATTGGTTTAggttttttctacattttgtctttaataaaatcaaaatttacgaaaatgTCAAGAAAAATACAGCTCGAGCTGTTCTGCCTCTTAAACTTGGTCGAGgcagtttcattttaatgtcaTTTCTTTCTATACTACTAATATCCtctttttctgcaaaataaagTGTTGATTATCATGCAATGGTAATGCTTCCTCGCTCTCCAGAAACTACCTACCTCACCTAACGAGCTCCTCCTAGCTTGGCAACAGCATTCGGAGCTGGAACAACTGTTAAAACTCCAGTTTCATCCAAGTTATGTATTTGATCAACCGTAAAATGACCAGAAGTAAGAGCTCTTtcataattgttgaaaaattcttcaacattttctttattaaaagctGTAGCTCTTGCGAAGCTGGCGTTTTCAGGTTTTCCTTAAAGTAAGCTGCGGGTGACGCTTTATAAAACCTTTAACCCAGTAAATTCCAGACGTTTCATTTTCGTCCCAGCTACTTGGAATTTTGGAGTTGAAACGCTTTACGTAATCATTGGCAAGTTGTCGAACTTGTCTGCAAGTTACACTATAATTGAGAATTGAACATGTAATTATGTATTCACAAAGCCGGGTTTCTTGCTGGACGTCGAAAACTTTTTGCCTTGCGTATTTAAAACTGTATCATTTTGTGTTAGTTGTACATTGTTTGGTTTCACCAACCAAACAATTAtttgactttcttttttttaatctataaaatcaAGCTGAGAAGTCCATTCCAAATAAATCTGCTGCTGCTCTTAAAAATGCACCATTTCCTACAGCTTCCATtgctttttcaatgttttcttcACTAACTTCTGGTTTAGTgcgttttttttatatgttcgcaccatttttataaactgtaagaaggtaaaataacaggactgagcattttattaaatataatgttacaTCGCATtgtaaacttttcaattttcttaaaattaaattattttcattctaaatcgagttttcttgaatatttttataaaattttaaaataattattctattgaataaattacttgttaataaattctattttcagcAACAATACAACTAATGGAATCttgattttaagcttttaaaaaaatttaattaattgaaaaaattattgctaacaTGCTTCCTTGAACACATtcacatgtttttcaaaaagtttagaatAATGCCTTACAGAAAAAGTtgagtattttaaatgtaacaacTGTAATTAATGGGCTTTTTGCAGACTAATGACTTTTGCAAGATTACTTCACAAAAGAATAATAAGCCCGGGGCACCTTTCAACACTGTTGAAATGTGCCCCCTAAGCTCTGTTGAAATCTGCCCCTGGTACAGACATTTTGGTTAAAGTATTATCAACCACTTTAGAAAAAGACTTTTAACTAATGAATAATACAGTTAGTagcagaattaaataaactatcaGATGAATAAATATCACTTACCTTGTTAAAAGATTACTGGTagataaacagttttaaaatcaaaactgtcTTTTTACTTTTGGAATGTTAAAACATGTTCCCCAGAGTAACAGAACAGTGGTAAAAAGAAAGTGCTTAAAACTAAATGTCAACAGTTATGCATAGTTAAAGCTTATTGTCTGGCATATTGACCAATCATTAAGCATTGTTAAAAGGCAGAAATTCTAGTTGTTGAAAGGTGCCCCATGTTGAAATGTACCCCTCTCTCCCctactaatttttttcgtacgcaagacgaagagtaatgaaaaataacacattttttgctactacataatatttttcagtcatttatttgaataatgtgtattaaaaggaaggagtttgggaaccatagttaaattgcctgcgtaGCGTATATAGTGAACatccggttatagtgaaccaaaatttcgatCCCTTGAAGGCTCACTATAGAGGGGtttgactatatatatatatatatatatgtaatacaaaaataataaatacttttgtattaataaaagaattaaaactctttcggtttcataaaatgtctttgttaaagagtaTGAtagagatattctattttgggaattcaaggctgaaaacataccattgaataataattagatttatatttgaaaggaggagttatttttagaatcttgttcctctttcacttccatattaggaagcattaaatgattttccatacTGCGTAGAGTTACATAGGTATGTACGACTGGGACCTAATTACACCAATCTCTGTACTATTTAATCCGAGACCGAAGGCTTTCGCATGTCTCTTGCTGAATAATGTGTTCCATAAAACATctaaacagtcattttaagttaatagtaagtaactcaacttaagcctttatgttagatggaccataaattgattaaattaattctttttatccactgtagatagaatcaaaaaaaattttgttgctgatatgtacaaaataaaattgtttgtaataatcaatcattaaataaataaataactttgattacatccaaacatattacaatcatacataaacttggtattaggtcaATATTTGTTTTCCGTCCTTActgtattagcagttaaaaaaaatttctggtaacacttcaatgccCTGGCATTCACAacccaggataatgacaaattcgtcattttatgcatataactttactttaatttaatattttggcctaagacgtctatattctgcagaaaacaacaggatttcttaaaatggctgatgtatatttctaaagctttaggttatattaaaaagaaattaccctaatatgccaaaaatagaagaaaaggGGCTaatgaattcagatatttttcctgatatagtgtcattcttccctttcaaaatctatttgagGCAGTAGAGTTATTAActtcagcctttcatcccttcagtgagtcgataaatgagtaccaagcatgcttgggaactaaacactgggggtttccgcgttcggctgaccacctgacctgaacatctgctcctgcacaccagagcccaaggtcaagaaaactgagatgagcacagtaggccttggccctctatgggctgtcgcgccactgagtttagtttagttagagt
This region of Parasteatoda tepidariorum isolate YZ-2023 chromosome X1, CAS_Ptep_4.0, whole genome shotgun sequence genomic DNA includes:
- the LOC107448370 gene encoding transmembrane emp24 domain-containing protein 7, with protein sequence MQCIFLFAISVSLYICIVTAVELTFELPDNAKQCYHEDIEQGVKSTVEFQVVTGGNYDVDAVLEAPSGKVLYRGIKKQSDSYSWVADQTGVYKLCFSNEFSTFSHKLVYLDFIVGEEKPLPGIGEHLTAMTKLETSSANVHEHLNTIIDYQTHHRLMEAQGRKRAEDLNTRVMYWSMGETILIICIGVGQVIVLRNFFSEKKGSSS